The genomic window CGGTGGTCGAGGGGGCGACGATTGTCCCGCTGATGCTGTACGTCCCGACGTTCCCGTACTGCCCTCCCCCGCTCACCACCAGTCGGTAGCTCCCCGCCGCGAGGTTCACGTCCAGCGTCGCGGAGAAGTCGGTCGTCGAGACCGTCGCCGTCGCGACGGTCGTCGTGCCGGACGCGTCCGTCAGCGTGACCACGGGGGAGAGGTTGTTCACGTCCGCCGGGACGCTGACCTTGATCGTCGTCTGCCCCGCGCCGACGTCGAGGCGGTAGAAGTCCTGCTGCTGGCCGAGGACGATGAGGCCGGAGGCGCCCACCGACGTGCCGCCCTGGATGGCCAGGGGGAGCGGAGACGCGGCGCTGCTCGAGGCCACCTGGCGGAAGGAGAAGCCGTTGTTCGCGCTCGAGATGATCGACTCGTCATTCTGGATGGTGGTGGACGACACGTCGGACGGGCCGGACCACCAGATGCTCCGCCGGGCCAGGTAGCTGTTCCCCATCAGGGGGGCGACGCCCGTGCCGGGCCCCGAGTAGTATTCGGCCACGAGGGCCGAGCCCGAGTACTTGCTCTGGTGCTCCAGCCCGAAGCCGTGCCCGGCCTCGTGGGAGGCGGCATCCCCGGTGTACTTCGGGTCGCCGTTGGCCAGGCGGCCGGGGAAGACGAACGAGATGTTGGGCAGCGACTGGGCCGTGAAGCTGTTCACGTAGCAGAGGCCGCCGACCGTCTGATGGGTCCAGGAGCCGTCCCCGCCGATGTCCACCTTCTGGGTCGCGCCGTGGCCCATGTTCGCGGGGGCGACGGTGGTGACGTTGACGTTGAACGGCGCGTAGTCCTCGGCCACGTAGCTCCAGATCTGCCGGATCGAGGCGAGCTCGGAGTCGCTGAACGTCGTGGGGTCCCCATCCTGGTCGTAGGCCGGCGTGGAGATGGAGCTGTACTGGCCGTAGCTCGCGGTGAAGTCGCCGGAGAAGTTGAGGTAGATGGTGGCCTTCGCGCCGGGGAGGCTGTTGAGCGCCGGCACGGCGCTCAGACTGTTCTTGGTGGTCGTCGCCGTCGCCGCGACGACGTAGCCCTGGTACTCGTCGGAGGCCCGCGGATAGAGCGGCGCCGTCTGGGCCGGGATGGCCGGCAGCTCGTCGAGCAGGAGCGACGGGTCGTCGACGACCCCCGCGCTGAGGAGGCACCTCGCCTCGAGGTCCAGGAGCGAGGGCCGGCGACGCCGCTCAACGCGGCGACTCTTCAGGCGAGGTAGAAGGAGCGACACGAGTGGCTCTCTCCGCGCGGGGTCGCGAGTCGGGGTGTCTCTGTCCGCGTCCGGGGGCGGGGGCCTCGGCCGCCTCCGCTGGCGGCGGGCCGGGTGGGAGGACCCCGGGGTCCCGGCGGAGGTCGACGGCCGGCGCACCGCGATCGCCCGGCTCGCCCCAAGGCGCCGGCGACGTGTCCGCGTGCGCACCGCCCCGGACGGCGCGGGGCGGCCTCGCTTCGCGACGATGCTGCTCCGGGCGGGCCCGACTCCCTTGCCAGGCCCCGGGCATCGGCCGTGGTGACAGGCGCCCCCCGGTGACGGCCGCTCCGATCCGGCCCGCGTGGGCCGGCCGGGAAGGTTCTCCCGTTAGAACCCTAGGTCACGATCTCGATGTGGAGGGGACGCGACAAAATCCCCTGCGGTCATTGCCTGGGGCCGCGATCCCCCGCGGGGAAGGCGCCCCAGCCGAGCTTGTCCCGGAGGGTGCGGTAGTAGCTGTAGCCGGGCAGGCGGATCATCGGGAACGGCGTGGCGCCCCGGCGGACCGTCACCCGGTCGCCCGGGTGCAAGGGGACCTGGACCTGGCCGTCGATCACGAGGACGGTCGGCTGGTGCTCACCGCGTGGCACCATGTCGTAGGTCTTGTGGGCGCTGTCCACCAGCGGACGTTGCGTCAGTGTGTGGGCGCAGAGAGGGGTGACTACGAACATGTGAGCATTTGGAGGCAGGATGGGCCCGCCGGCGGAGAGGCTGTGCGCGGTGGAGCCGACCGGCGTGGCGATGATCAGGCCGTCGCCGCGGTAGGTCATGACGCTCTCGCCGTCGATCGACAGCCCGATCTCGACGAGGTGGAAGAACGGCGCGGCGCGGATCACGGCCTCGTTGAGCCCCCGGTAGACCTGGGCCGGCGCGTCCTTCCTCGTGACCGTGCACGAGAGGGTCATCAGGTTCTCGACCGTGAACCGCCGGTCGGCGAGGTCGGGCAGGCGCTCGCAGAAGGCCGAGGGCGTCAGGTCGGCCAGGAACCCGAGCCGGCCCGCGTTGACGCCCAGCACCGGGGTGGGCCGGTCGTTCATCCTCCGGGCGGTGTGCAGGACCGTGCCGTCGCCCCCGATGACGAGGGCGACGTCCGCGGGGAGTTCGGACAGGTCGGAGTCGGCGGAGAGGTCGATCCCCGCGAGCTCCACGCCCGGCGCGCAGCCGAGGGATCCGGCGAGGCGCAGGGCGTCGTCGTGCACCTCCGTGCGGTTGCCGTTGCCCAGGATCATCACGCGCAGGGGCGAGAGGGAGTCGGGATGCGGGGAGGGAGACGGCTGGGATGCTGAATCCATGAGGTCGATGGCCCCGGGCCGCGGCGCGATGGCGGCGGCGGCCCGGCGCGCGTCGCATCGCGTCGGGGCCCGCCGCCGCGATACCATCACACACGAAAGCGGCGGCCCTGGCAACCGGGAACGGCGCCGGGGACGCCGCCCGTCGCCTCAGCCCTGGGCGGTGAGCGCCGCGGGGGCCGGCTTCGAGGCGGCCCCGTTGGCATGCCCGTTGGCCCTCTCGGCGGCGCCGTTGGCACCGGACGCCTGGACCGGCGCGTGGCCGTCCAGGTCGGCGTCGTGTTCGGCCTCCGCCTCGGGGTCGAGGTCCGGGACGTGCAGGCCGGCACGCCGGGCCTGGTCGAGCGCCGCGCGGACGATGCCGTCGACGTCCAGGCCCACCTCCGCGAGCTGCTCGTCGCGCTCGGCGTGGAGGACGAAGCGGTCCGGCAGGCCCAGCCGCCGGACGTGGGCCGCGGGGATGCCCGCGTCGCCGGCCGCCTCCAGGACGGCCGAGCCGAAGCCCCCCATCAGGCACCCCTCCTCGACCGTCAGGACGAACGCCGCCTCCTCGATGGCCTTGCAGACGACGTTGCGGTCCAGCGGCTTGACGAACCGGGCGTTGACCACGCCCACCCGCAGGCCGTACCGCTCGCGGAGCCGATCCGAGGCCCGGACGCAGGCGCCCAGCAGGGCGCCGCAGGCGAGGATCATCCCGTCGGTCTCCCACTCGAGGACCTCGGCCTGGCCCAGCTCGATCGGCTGCGGCTCGCGGTCCACGGCCTCGAGGCCGGCCCTCGGGTAGCGGATCGAGACCGGGGAGTCGTGCCCCAGCGCGAACTCGATCATCGGCTCGACGTCGCGCTGGTCGCCCGGCGCCATGACCACCATGTTGGGGAAGACCCGCATGGAGGCGAGGTCGTAGGTGCCGTGGTGCGTCGGCCCGTCGGCCCCGACGAGCCCGGCGCGGTCCAGGCAGAACACGACGGGCAGGTCCTGGAGCGCGACCTC from Aquisphaera giovannonii includes these protein-coding regions:
- a CDS encoding NAD(+)/NADH kinase, which codes for MDSASQPSPSPHPDSLSPLRVMILGNGNRTEVHDDALRLAGSLGCAPGVELAGIDLSADSDLSELPADVALVIGGDGTVLHTARRMNDRPTPVLGVNAGRLGFLADLTPSAFCERLPDLADRRFTVENLMTLSCTVTRKDAPAQVYRGLNEAVIRAAPFFHLVEIGLSIDGESVMTYRGDGLIIATPVGSTAHSLSAGGPILPPNAHMFVVTPLCAHTLTQRPLVDSAHKTYDMVPRGEHQPTVLVIDGQVQVPLHPGDRVTVRRGATPFPMIRLPGYSYYRTLRDKLGWGAFPAGDRGPRQ
- a CDS encoding fibronectin type III domain-containing protein — its product is MSLLLPRLKSRRVERRRRPSLLDLEARCLLSAGVVDDPSLLLDELPAIPAQTAPLYPRASDEYQGYVVAATATTTKNSLSAVPALNSLPGAKATIYLNFSGDFTASYGQYSSISTPAYDQDGDPTTFSDSELASIRQIWSYVAEDYAPFNVNVTTVAPANMGHGATQKVDIGGDGSWTHQTVGGLCYVNSFTAQSLPNISFVFPGRLANGDPKYTGDAASHEAGHGFGLEHQSKYSGSALVAEYYSGPGTGVAPLMGNSYLARRSIWWSGPSDVSSTTIQNDESIISSANNGFSFRQVASSSAASPLPLAIQGGTSVGASGLIVLGQQQDFYRLDVGAGQTTIKVSVPADVNNLSPVVTLTDASGTTTVATATVSTTDFSATLDVNLAAGSYRLVVSGGGQYGNVGTYSISGTIVAPSTTDGGGSLGGSLGGSATVAPVRVGPSRLAVTTVDASRVGISWSDVPDGAGFLVDRSTDGVSWGVLAAVGPGLTTFLDANVLPSTTYFYRVRTAYPDGGTPASPTVQATTAAAAIPFIPAPPAAVGNVSVVSRQAQRVVLTWTPSTSPVSGYQVERSTNGKRWTVVGQVSAPTTDFADATVAANRAYTYRIRAVNPYGLSPASRTLRVTTPRQVVHLMRRKWR